The Acidobacteriota bacterium genome has a segment encoding these proteins:
- a CDS encoding zinc-ribbon domain-containing protein — translation MVIQCPSCQSKYKYPEERFEGASKKKVKCKNCGGTFEIENPAGSADGKSTGEVSSQTKRIDAGRRTVSAEDAALHGIPLLPDDRKLSLSVLDGPMSGTVFPIKKPIITLGRANADLTLEDPESSRLHAQIEIHGYKYIIKDLNSTNGTFVGDKRVKEGPLENLTEFRVGSTSLMFIETRITDEPEPE, via the coding sequence ATGGTTATTCAGTGCCCGTCGTGCCAGTCGAAGTACAAGTACCCCGAGGAGCGCTTCGAGGGGGCTTCCAAGAAGAAGGTCAAGTGCAAGAACTGCGGCGGCACGTTCGAGATTGAGAATCCCGCGGGAAGCGCCGATGGGAAATCGACGGGAGAGGTCAGCTCGCAGACCAAGCGGATTGACGCGGGCCGCCGCACCGTTTCCGCCGAGGACGCTGCGCTCCATGGCATCCCGCTTCTTCCCGACGACCGCAAGCTGTCGCTTTCGGTTCTGGACGGTCCGATGTCGGGCACGGTGTTTCCGATCAAGAAGCCCATCATCACCCTCGGGCGCGCCAACGCCGACCTGACCCTCGAGGACCCAGAGTCCTCGCGCCTCCACGCCCAGATTGAGATTCACGGATACAAGTACATCATCAAAGACCTTAACTCGACGAACGGCACCTTCGTCGGAGATAAGCGCGTGAAAGAAGGGCCGCTCGAAAACCTTACGGAGTTCCGCGTCGGCTCGACGTCCTTGATGTTCATCGAGACGCGCATCACCGACGAGCCGGAGCCGGAGTAG
- a CDS encoding PqqD family protein — protein sequence MSEKVRSAGQMTPESVPKKGPLTASRVMDGEAVVFLPGKGQVRILNKLGTAVWELVDGERTVSEIVEEICKKYDVEHEVAERDALEFLKTLQDKELVECP from the coding sequence ATGAGCGAGAAAGTGCGATCGGCCGGTCAGATGACCCCTGAGTCGGTTCCCAAGAAAGGGCCGCTGACGGCCTCGCGCGTGATGGACGGCGAGGCCGTGGTGTTCCTGCCCGGAAAGGGACAGGTGCGCATTCTCAACAAACTGGGAACCGCCGTGTGGGAACTGGTGGACGGCGAGCGCACGGTCTCGGAAATCGTGGAGGAGATTTGCAAAAAATACGATGTGGAGCACGAGGTCGCCGAGCGCGATGCGCTGGAGTTTTTGAAAACCTTGCAAGACAAGGAGTTGGTGGAATGCCCCTGA